Sequence from the Oncorhynchus kisutch isolate 150728-3 linkage group LG12, Okis_V2, whole genome shotgun sequence genome:
TGATCTTTAACATTTGAATTATTTCATTAAAATAAGGGTAAACATTTTGCATTATTTTCTACAGAAACTTAAAGCAGTTCATCAAAACAAGTGATAATGGAAAGTGTGAACCTGATTCTATGGAAAATTTTGCAAATGTCTGTAACGAaaaataaaaagctctctaaaaTAGACAACGAACATGACCCTTTGTGTTTTCTGTCAGCCTTCAGGGGTCAAATTTGCCAACATTCTAAGGCCGTGGCCACATTCATCCAGATGGGGCCAACGGTTGCCGAATGAATGACAATGGATGTGATTTTCTGCCTAAAATGCCACATTCTCTTTTTCCGTATTGACGTGAGTTGTACTTTTGACACGGACAATGAATTTCATCTGCGTGCCCGTACCATTATGCTTCGAGGTGGCTGCCTAATCTAGCTCTTGTTTTGAGGATTTAGTCCTGCCCAATAAATACCCTTCCCCCATATTAGTGTCCTATATTGACCAGAGAAGTGATGCAATACAAGAGGTAAAGTTGATTTCATATGATCAATTTCTTTATTATAATCCATCACCTGGAGGcctgacaaagaaaaaaaacagtagCTTTAACTCAACCCCTACTAAGTTTTCCAGGCTTTCTCACGATTTCATTTTGTTCCAATAGCTGAGTGATGAACGAGGATTGGAAGGATGGCATCGCAAGACTATGCAACCCAAAAAGAAAACACAGCACTGACCAATCCTAATACAGAACTTAACCACAATATTGTCAACAATGCCAGTTCATGGTTTTTTTTTGGTCACATTTACACAATGGTCAAGTTGTCTTTTGATAATTGTTACACAATTGTAAGCATTTGAGGTTGATCACAGGTTCTATAGTCTAGGTGTGCTGTCGTTCCATTGGCAGACATGAGGCTTTAGTACACACATGCATGTTATTGGGATCAAAGTGAGGGTTGACATCAGTTTTATAATGTGCAAACAGTCAACTAAAATCAGCACTATCAAATCTAATATTTGTTAATAAAAGCAAATGGAAACTGGGTTTAATGACAATATTCAGAAAGATTATTTCCTCAAATCAATTTTCACACCCATTCTCACTAAAACTTAAATAATATTTCATCCTAAACACAAGCATCTCTCACGCAACAGCGGTTTTATCATACACAGCTGTATCACTGACAAAGGCATTAGCATCTGTCCATGCTCTCCACTTTTGGGTCATTAAGTTACTCCCCCACCACAACCCCTACTCTTCAGGCAGTTGTAGTCCAATGTCTACACATGTATCGTGCAGAATCTAATGCATGTACATTATACACATTATAAGCACTATAGCCTGTGAGCGAGTGCATtctcaaatgttgtgtacaaTATGTGTGAGGGGCGGACATAATTACAGGCTTGTCTAGCTTGACACAATTCTTGCTGGTGGGAAGCTGATACACAGGTAGTTGCCTATAAGGAGAGGAGTGTAGGGGACACTGGGGATTGGGAGAGATGTTGGGTGCACAAGGCAGAAAGGGGGGACGGGGGACTCAGGAGTTATCAGAGGGCACATGCTCCTCGAAGCCCTCGCTCTCCCTTACTAGCGCCCTTTCGAGGATGACGCGCCCTTCCTTGTAGCGCTGACTGTCTTCTGTGGCAAACTCGTAGATCCAGCCCAGCTTGCTGTTGCAGTTCTTGCAGCTGACGTCTCGCACCATGTGTCTGCCCGTCAGCATCACACGATCCTGCACCTCGCTGTACTGCAGGTTCACCACCTGTGGGTGACAAACATATAAAGTATCTGAACCTGCAAGAGGGACTAGCAGTGTGTCCCATAGAAGTATGCCCTATCAATGAGTTTGGAACAGCACATTCAGTATGGGACGAGGCTAGAGAATAATGACATGGTGTCATGTGTTTTGGGTAAGGACATGGTGTTATTCACAGGACTTAACTACAACCTATTaaaaaaggtccaatgcagccattttttttaaatctcaaatcATTTCTGCGTAACAAGTATCTTACTGTGAAACAAAAATAGTTtattagcaaagagcaatttttcaagcaagaatttagctaggaatGCCAGAGGGGGAGGGGAACATTTAAAACTAGCTATTGGCTGAGAGGTTTGGAACCAACGTATTGGTCTCataactaatttaccgcctggtaatgtcaccaggcaggccaaaactccatccaatCAAAACAGGCATACATTTCAGGtgatcttttcaaacagctcttacactaaaagggttCATCATCATTTTCAAAatgtcacagtattattccaacctcagtgtgagaaatgtatataaaacacagggaaatcacatttttgactgcactgggcctttaagagtAGTCAACCCTCACCAGCCTCACCTTGTTGAAGAGGAAGGCTCGGCCCGTGGCGCCAGTGAAGCGCGTGGAGATGAGCTCAGAGCGGTTGGTCAGGATGGTGTCACAGTTGGCGCAGGAGAAGAGGCGGGTCCCGCCGATGTGGTCCAGGAAGATCCGGCCCATAGTGCTGTTGTCAGCAGAGACCGACCTTTAGGAAGGGCAAGTAAGTCATGTAAGACACTAACTCATTCACAGACAGCAGCTGAAAGAAAGGAGAGCGGGCAGGCACATAGTGAAACAGGTGCACATAAAACAACTACTCACAAAGACATACTGGGTTTGAGACTGCATACTGCCCGGTTAGAGAGTTTTGTGTTATAGTGCGAGCCTATTGAGATCAATATGGATTCCAACTAGTTTAGGTGAACACATCATAGCAAAGATGCCTAGAATTAACAAGTGTATCTTCTATTCGGTTTCATAGTGAACGGTTGTCTTCATTGGCTGATGTAGACAAATCATTGGGGGTGAGTAACGATGCTGCTACATCTACCTTCTACATAGAAACAAGGGCAGTTGAATTGTGTCTGCGTCAGAGAGCCGCTGCGGTTGCCATTTCCATTCCATTTTCACTGGATTGGAAAATATTCCAAACTAAATCGACGTTTGATTGAACAACATGTAATCGAGAAGTTAAACAAGACCTGCGCGCATATTAAAATGTAAACAGCTGTCATGAGACTATGGCAGCGGTCAGTCCTTTTTTTTCTCTCGAAATTGTAGCTTTTTGGGAACCAAATGCCAATCAATCAGTCTTGATCGATGTGTGAAGCCATTCATTAAAGTTGTCAACAATACCATGACCTCATTCAGATTCACAACAAAACTAGAAGTTTATCAACCGTTGTCTCTTATAAAACACATGGACAGCATAGCATTTCACGGCTAGCTAGTACAATCAAATAGGGTTTGATAATGATGATAGCTAGCTAAAGTAGCAAATATGACGTCAGTACACAAAGCCAATGTTGTCGACGAAACATCGCGTGCCCAACTTTCTCTTACCTTGAATCTGTAATTTTCAGAGTTCTGTCGACACGAATGTTAATAACCTGTTTTCTTGACCACTTCTATAGTCTTTATCAACCTCGAATCcagttttgttgttgtattttcaCCTTCTTTTCGTCCTTCTCGTCGAATTCTGTAGCTAGAAGTGGCGTCAGCTTTGTTGTTCTCTCACAGCTGTTCCGCAGACTGTATCAACATCCGGTAGATGTGGTCCCGCCCCTACTGGGTAGGGGAGTTCTTAGACAGACCCCAAGGAGGCAGCAGAGACCAAATTGAGTAAAAGCCAAAGTGAAATTAAACTGATGCaatgacaaatattttttttaggaAGCAGGCTGAAATGATGAAGCTCAGCTCAGGCTTCATTGTACATTGTGGTGTGGTGGATTTCAGGCAGCTGATGGATCAAAATCCAGGTAGGCTGTCTAATAATGAACATAGCCTTCTGACAGTCAGGTAGAAAAGTTTGCATTAAAATACTTCCTGTGCTGGAACAATGCAGTGCAATAACTGGACATGCACTCACATGAAAGAACACAGCAGGAAGATCACAAAGAATATCACAAAAATGTTCATCTCATTCCCAGACACTTCAGCCCAAGGAAAGTCTGGTGGAGCAACAAGTCAAACTTGGCCTTTGTTAACCCAAGTACAGAAAATCTTTGGGCACGAGGTTACAAATAGATTTACCTGGCATCTTGAGCTGCACAAACTGTTCAGCTGTAGACTTAAGATAAGCAGCACTCCTGAAGATAGATggagcattgtcatgcttgaGTGTCCTTGGGAGACAGATAAGAGTCTTGTGTAAAGACTAATCTCTGCAGTTATCACAATTGAAGTGAGCATGTGATTATTGTATCAgattaggagtgctgatctaggatcagtcccCCCCGCCCATGTCGTCTTAATCATTTAGATCTAAACGTTAAATCCACTCTCCTAACTTCAACTCAGATCCATTATCATAAAGTCTATTAGCACAAACATGATTTCAGATGTACATTACATTTACAGTACGGCAAATCAAGAAACATAATTgactgtcctgctagagctgacccggtcaactgtaagtgcatagtgccaactgtaaagtttctTGGAGGAGGAATAAAGTTATGGGACTGTTTTTCATTCTTCAGAATAGGCCCTTAGTTCCagttaagggaaatcttaacgctacagcatacaatgacattctgtgtttccaactttgtggcaacagtttggggaggccctttgctgtttcagtgtgatgattcccccttgcacaaagcaaaggtacatacagaaatggtttgttgggatcggtgtggaagaacttgactggcctgcacagaaccttgacctcaaccccatcgaataactttgggatgaattggaacaccgactgcgagccaggcctaatcgcccaacatcagtgcccgacctcagtaatgctcttgtggctgaatggaagcaagtacccGCAGCAGTGTTCgaacatctagcggaaagccttcccagaagaggggagGTTGTTATTGCAggaaagggggaaccaactccataataatgcccatgattttggaataagatgttcgaaCAGGTATCcatatacttttggtaatgtagtgaaCGTCGTGTAATCAACTATATTTCTCCCTCACCTTTCAATCTGGCAGTCCCTCTCCTCTGtaatcattacagatagataATGAACAGAGACTGATAATCATAAGTGATGATCAATCAATTTAACTTCACTCTTATGAAACACGTGCCTATGTTGCTGACCAAGAGATTGGCCCTGACAATCTATAAAGAAATCAAGTGTGTACATCCATATCAATTTATGATGAAACCATGAAAGACAACTGCTCTTGTAATTGCTATATGCATGATAGTTATTCCATCAACCAACTGCCCCATGCCTATACCCATAATTAATACTAATATTAATTAATACTAATAAAAATTCGTATTTATTTTCATACGGTTTGAAATGAAGTATGTTTTGTAACAGGGAGTCATTAGCTGCCTGTCCGTGTAGCAGAAAGTTGAAGCAGGAAGTCTTTAACGTCAAGGATATAAGGTATTTCAAAATATCTCTTATGTCACCGTCTGTCAATATCGTCGTAAGAACAttcggaccaaagcacagcgtgatatgggttccacatatttattgaagTGAAACGCATAAAACAATAAAGAACAAATGAAACGTGATGTCAAtgaagtgctcacaggcaactacacaaacaagatcccacaaaacacagtggggaaatggctgcctaaatatgatccccaatcagagacaacgataaacagctgcctctgattgggaaccataccaggccaacatagaaatacacaacctagattacccaccctagattacccaccctagtcacaccccgacctaaccaaaatagagaattaaaaggctctctttggtcagggtgtgacactgtcaatctattaccaaGGAGACTTAGCCATCCATCAACTCACTGACGGTCTCTGACTCTttccgttcactctcctccaatttctccctcttctcccagactggctctggttcactcctcggctccgccgaccaccccgtgtgcccccccccccccccaaaaaaaatctttggggctgttttttggGCTTTCGTTGTGGCCGCAAACCCCAGCGTTGTCGCTGACCTCCCTTTATCTCCTTGTGTCTGCTTCCAAGGAAGGCTTTCGTATTCTCCCATGATTTCCTTCCAATTCCAGGTTCCCTTCCCCTCcttgatctcctcccaagtccaggatactCTCTCCTCCTgggcatgctgcttggtcctggtttggtgggatcttctgtcaatATTGTCGTAAGAAcattcggaccaaagcgcagcgtgatatggGTTCCACATATTTGTTGAAGTGAAAcgcacaaaacaataaagaacaaCCGAAACGTGATGTCAAtgaagtgctcacaggcaactacacataaacaagatcccacaaaacacagaggggaaatggctgcctaaatatgatcctcaatcagagacaacgataaacaggtgcctccgattgggaaccataccaggccaacatagaaataaacaacctagattacccaccctagtcacaccctgacctaaccaaaatagagaataaaaaggctctctatggtcagggcgtgacactgtcaatctattaccaaGGAGGCTTAGCCATTTTAAGGACATTTCCCCACGAGATTGCATGTTAGAATGTTACACAACGTATAGCCTACTAAAGGATTGTGATTTGCATCTATGGAATACAACCATTGCCAGAAGCAGAACAGATAATAAGGTAAAAGTTTATAATAACACCATGTAATAAAGGATTAGAAAATAGTTTATTCATCATCATTTAATTCATCATTAAGGCTATGTGTCACACTCCAATAGGGGATTTTTTTCCTCTTAATCACATCACAAGGAACTTATATCAGTTAAATAAAAACACCAATATAATACTTTTTTTGTATTacaactttttaaaaatgttttataaaaaACATGCTAATTAGGCAATGTCTCATTAAATATGTGCATATTTGCATTTACCGCAAATGTTTTTTGCTGTATATGCAAGCCTACATATTTAGGTTGAACAAGTAGAGCAGGTTATGGATACATACTTTTTTTCCTCTTTCTATCTGTGAAATCATTGTTGGTGCATATTTCCAAATAAAATGCTATTCAGAATCTAGATTTGGCAACAAATCAACAATTCTTTCTTTGCAAGTCTGGAGAATCTATCTAAGGACAACCACAAAACATGTGTAGAATGCAGATGCTTCTGAAGCTGATACAATTTTGTTGGTGTGTGGGAAGAGTCTTACTTTTGGGAAACGGCAATTAAAGAGAAGTACAAAGAATGTAGCCTACCAATTGCCAAATTCCTatttgcagtgccttcagaaagtattgatacccattgacttattccacattttgttgtgttacagactaaATTCAAAAAGgattaaatatattatttttcTCACCAATCTCAAATAaagtcaaatgttattggttgcCTAAACGTAcagtatttagcagatgttattgctggtctagtgaaatgcttattatGCTTGCTCCAACAGTAAAGTAATATATAACAATACATGCATAACaatacacagacagtgtggtgaagaaggcgcaacaatgcctcttcaaactcaggaggctaaagaaatttggcttgtcacctaaaaacctgacaaacttttacagatgcacaattgagagcgtcctgtcgggctgtatcaccgcctggtacgacaactgcaccgccctcaaccacaaggctctccagagggtggtgcagtctgtacaaacgcatcaccgggggcaaactatctgtcctccaggacacctacagcactcgatgtcacaggaaggccaaaaagatcatcaaggacaacaaccacccgagccactgcctgttcaccccgctaccatccagaagacaAGGTCAGAACAggtgactgagagactgaaaaacagcttctatctcaaggccatcagactgttaactttAAACAGCaatcattaactcagagaggctgctgcatacatacagactcaaatcattggccactttaataaatggatcactagtcactttaaatattgGAACTTTAACAATGtcgtgcaataaaatgcaaattaattaaaaatcatacaatgtgatttcctggatttttgttttagattccgtctctcacagttgaagtgtacctatgataaaaaattacagacctctacatgctttgtaagtaggaaaacccgcaaaatcggcagtgtatcaaatacttgttctccccactgtaattaCTCCTGTCTAAATAAAGTAATTTAAAATCTTCACCAGGGAGCATGACTTAGCCACAGGGTATCATTAGcttcttaattttttatttctgTGGGTTATTTTAAATCACAAGTGTGTTTGGGAAGCCTGAAATTTGGGTATTGCCTGTGGCAATATGTCTAGCTGACTGAGTTGCGGCTGTCAGTGAAAGCGTCTAAAATATGTGTGAAGATAGTGTCTTGAGTATAATTAAAAATGTTGCCTCAAGAAGAAGTTGAGGAGCAATGTTGCAAAGATATTgtgcgtctctctccagaatgcatacaTATGTAGGAAGGTGCCCATTTGGCAGTCTTTCTTTGCCTCACACAAGTCAACAAAGTATGTTTAAATAACATCCATTGCGAATGATAGTTCAGTCCTCAGTAGTCCTCAGATAGTCCTCAGTATTCAAAAAATCTTTCCAATACACCCGGCCTCGATAttcaccaagcctcagtgtggaAGATCAAAATATCATGATCTGATGATCCCATATATgcagtggaaacgtcataaaagaCCACTTTCTGTCCGGAGTTCATTGGCGCAGGAAATTTGAAGGCCCGGAATAGGCTAGTTGATACAATATTGCAAGTTCATTAGCGACAACTTCCTGCCGGACCCTGTGACAATTTGATATGATGTTGAACTTCGCTAGCAATAACTCCAGTAAAGACATATAGAAATGGAGGCATACAGGCGGAGAAAAGAGATTAATGTGATTGAAAGAACCAGAAGTTAACtttctactgtttttatttgtcggCTTTAGGCCTATGTATGTTacttagttgatgatggaagttataggcctactgctgcattggacTATAGGTTATCGCTGAGTTCTATGCTCTCATTTCTTTAGCCACCATGGATCACAGTGTAttaatgtgtccatatggcagaggctcAGTGGTGACCCGTCATTCACATCAGGTGGGGCAGAGCAATGTAAAACAaatgttattatatatatatatatatatatatatatatatatatgtaaatgtcattgagttaataaaaccGCATACAAACATGTTCTATTtattgttttcttgagtaaggcagctccaaaatgcaggtgtttcagcctagctcagtgctttctgtggtga
This genomic interval carries:
- the LOC109900908 gene encoding protein yippee-like 5, giving the protein MGRIFLDHIGGTRLFSCANCDTILTNRSELISTRFTGATGRAFLFNKVVNLQYSEVQDRVMLTGRHMVRDVSCKNCNSKLGWIYEFATEDSQRYKEGRVILERALVRESEGFEEHVPSDNS